In a genomic window of Flavobacterium lipolyticum:
- a CDS encoding NADH-quinone oxidoreductase subunit D, giving the protein MSELLLSPEHRYAKIIKDKLNEDGSELSVLNLGPTHPATHGIFQNILLMDGERILEAEPTIGYIHRAFEKIAENRPFYQITPLTDRMNYCSSPINNMGWWMTLEKLLNIEVPKRAQYLRVIVMELARITDHLICNSILGVDTGAYTGFLYVFQFREKVYEIYEEICGARLTTNMGRIGGFERDWSPEAFRKLDVFLEEFPVAWQEFVNLFERNRIFLDRTVNVGAISAEQAMAYGFTGPNLRAAGVDYDVRVAQPYSSYEDFDFVVPVGKSGDTYDRFCVRNAEVWESLSIIRQALAKMPAGNEYHAEVPDYYLPPKEDVYTSMESLIYHFKIVMGEVPVPVAEIYHPVEGGNGEIGFYLVTDGSRTPYRLHFRRPCFIYYQAYPDMIKGSLLSDAIVILSSLNVIAGELDA; this is encoded by the coding sequence ATGTCAGAACTATTATTATCACCAGAGCATCGATATGCTAAAATAATTAAGGACAAACTAAACGAAGACGGAAGTGAACTTTCAGTACTTAATTTAGGTCCTACACACCCGGCGACTCACGGTATTTTTCAAAATATCCTGTTGATGGATGGTGAAAGAATTCTTGAGGCTGAACCAACAATCGGTTACATCCACAGAGCTTTCGAAAAAATTGCTGAAAATCGCCCTTTTTACCAGATTACTCCTCTTACTGACCGTATGAACTATTGCTCCTCTCCTATTAACAATATGGGATGGTGGATGACTTTAGAAAAATTACTAAACATTGAAGTTCCCAAAAGAGCACAATACCTTAGAGTAATTGTAATGGAGCTGGCCCGTATTACAGATCACTTAATCTGTAACTCAATCCTGGGTGTAGATACTGGTGCTTATACTGGTTTCTTGTACGTTTTTCAATTTAGAGAAAAAGTTTATGAGATTTACGAAGAAATTTGTGGAGCTCGTTTAACAACCAATATGGGAAGAATTGGTGGTTTCGAAAGAGACTGGTCGCCTGAAGCTTTCCGCAAACTAGACGTCTTTTTAGAAGAATTCCCTGTTGCCTGGCAAGAGTTTGTTAACTTATTCGAAAGAAACAGAATTTTCCTTGACAGAACCGTAAACGTTGGTGCTATCTCAGCAGAACAGGCAATGGCTTACGGATTTACTGGTCCAAACTTACGCGCTGCAGGAGTTGATTATGACGTTCGTGTAGCACAACCTTACTCCTCTTACGAAGATTTTGATTTTGTTGTTCCTGTTGGAAAATCAGGTGATACTTATGATCGTTTCTGTGTTCGTAATGCTGAAGTTTGGGAGAGTTTAAGCATTATTCGTCAGGCTTTGGCTAAAATGCCGGCAGGAAACGAATACCATGCAGAAGTTCCGGATTACTACCTTCCTCCAAAAGAAGATGTTTACACTTCGATGGAATCTTTAATTTATCACTTTAAGATTGTAATGGGAGAAGTTCCTGTACCGGTTGCAGAAATTTACCACCCGGTTGAAGGAGGAAATGGAGAAATAGGATTCTATTTGGTTACAGACGGAAGCCGAACGCCATACCGATTACATTTCAGAAGACCTTGTTTTATTTATTACCAGGCTTATCCGGATATGATTAAAGGATCTTTACTTTCGGATGCAATTGTTATTCTATCCAGTTTAAATGTAATTGCAGGAGAATTAGACGCGTAA
- a CDS encoding NADH-quinone oxidoreductase subunit C has product MALENTLIQDKLTETFDTSVFNFQQERDIFSLETTADKITALILFLKNDSDLRFHFLTDLCGVHYPDNETDRQYAIVYHLHNWYENKRIRIKVYLNGEKPEIKTISNIFLSSNWMERETYDFFGVNFIGHPQLKRILNMDEMVSFPMRKEFPMEDSGRTDKDDRFFGRTTTNC; this is encoded by the coding sequence ATGGCTTTAGAAAATACCCTGATCCAAGATAAACTTACAGAAACATTTGATACAAGTGTTTTTAACTTTCAACAGGAAAGAGATATTTTTTCATTGGAAACTACCGCTGATAAAATCACAGCCCTGATTCTATTTTTAAAAAACGATTCCGATTTACGCTTCCACTTTCTAACCGATTTATGCGGTGTTCATTATCCGGACAACGAAACGGATCGTCAGTATGCCATCGTTTATCACTTGCACAACTGGTACGAAAACAAACGTATTCGAATCAAAGTATATTTAAACGGTGAAAAACCGGAGATCAAAACCATTTCAAATATTTTCTTGAGTTCGAACTGGATGGAAAGAGAAACATACGATTTCTTCGGAGTCAATTTTATTGGACACCCACAATTGAAACGTATTTTGAATATGGACGAAATGGTGTCTTTCCCAATGCGAAAAGAATTCCCAATGGAAGACAGCGGAAGAACTGATAAAGACGACAGATTCTTTGGAAGAACAACAACAAATTGCTAA
- a CDS encoding NADH-quinone oxidoreductase subunit B, whose product MSDSNVNMVAPPEGVTGEGFFATKLNDVVGLARANSLWPLPFATSCCGIEFMATMASHYDLARFGSERVSFSPRQADMLLVMGTISKKMAPILRQVYEQMSEPRWVIAVGACASSGGIFDTYSVLQGIDKVIPVDVYVPGCPPRPEQIVDGVMKLQELVKSESVRRRSSPEYQELLASYNIT is encoded by the coding sequence ATGAGCGATTCAAATGTAAATATGGTTGCGCCGCCGGAGGGAGTTACTGGTGAAGGTTTCTTCGCCACAAAACTAAATGATGTTGTAGGTTTGGCAAGAGCCAATTCACTATGGCCACTACCTTTTGCAACCTCATGCTGTGGTATCGAATTCATGGCAACAATGGCTTCACATTACGATTTAGCACGATTTGGTTCTGAGCGTGTGAGTTTCTCTCCTCGTCAGGCAGACATGCTTTTGGTAATGGGAACTATTTCAAAAAAAATGGCGCCTATTTTAAGACAAGTTTACGAACAAATGTCTGAACCTCGCTGGGTAATTGCCGTTGGAGCATGTGCTTCATCAGGCGGAATCTTCGATACTTATTCTGTTCTACAAGGAATTGACAAAGTAATTCCGGTTGACGTTTATGTACCGGGATGTCCTCCAAGACCTGAACAAATTGTTGACGGAGTAATGAAACTTCAGGAATTAGTAAAAAGCGAATCTGTAAGACGCAGAAGCTCTCCTGAATACCAAGAATTACTAGCTTCATATAATATTACTTAA
- a CDS encoding NADH-quinone oxidoreductase subunit A — MQSDQYSYIPILMQFILAVGFVAGTIVISGKLGPKRSSEVKDKNFECGIESVGNARIPFSVKYFLVAILFVLFDVEVIFLYPWAVNFKELGVEGMLKMIVFMSLLLVGFFYIIKKKALDWE, encoded by the coding sequence ATGCAATCTGATCAATACAGTTACATTCCTATTTTAATGCAGTTCATTTTGGCTGTGGGTTTTGTCGCAGGAACCATCGTTATTTCCGGAAAATTAGGTCCAAAAAGAAGTTCTGAAGTAAAAGATAAAAACTTCGAATGTGGTATCGAATCTGTTGGAAACGCACGTATTCCTTTTTCTGTAAAATACTTCCTGGTAGCCATTTTATTTGTACTGTTTGACGTAGAGGTAATTTTCCTTTACCCATGGGCAGTAAACTTCAAAGAACTAGGTGTAGAAGGAATGCTTAAAATGATTGTTTTCATGTCGCTTCTTTTAGTGGGTTTCTTTTATATCATCAAAAAGAAAGCTTTAGACTGGGAATAA
- a CDS encoding cold-shock protein → MRTGTVKFFNESKGYGFITDEETGKDIFVHASGINAEELREGDRVSYEEEEGRKGKVAAKVAVI, encoded by the coding sequence ATGCGTACAGGTACAGTAAAATTTTTCAATGAGTCTAAAGGTTATGGATTCATTACAGACGAAGAAACAGGAAAAGACATCTTCGTTCACGCTTCAGGAATTAACGCGGAAGAATTACGCGAAGGAGACCGTGTAAGCTACGAAGAAGAAGAAGGAAGAAAAGGGAAAGTTGCTGCTAAAGTAGCAGTAATCTAA
- the aspS gene encoding aspartate--tRNA ligase — protein MYRSHNCGELNASNINTEVTLAGWVQKSRDKGFMNWVDLRDRYGITQLIFDESRTNKAVFELAKTLGREFVIQVKGTVIEREAKNKNIPTGEIEILVSELTILNAALTPPFTIEDETDGGEDIRMKYRYLDIRRNPVKNSLLFRHKVAMEVRKYLSDLDFCEVETPYLIKSTPEGARDFVVPSRMNEGQFYALPQSPQTFKQLLMVGGMDKYFQIVKCFRDEDLRADRQPEFTQIDCEMAFVEQEDILNVFEGLTRHLLKEIKGIDVDKFPRITYDYAMKTYGNDKPDIRFGMEFGELNEFAQHKEFPVFNAAELVVGIAVPGAGNYTRKEIDALIDWVKRPQVGASGMVYAKCNDDGTYKSSVDKFYDQDDLGQWAKITGAKPGDMIFVLSGPANKTRAQLSALRMELATRLGLRNPEEFAPLWVIDFPLLELDEESGRYHAMHHPFTSPKPEDMQLLETEPGKVRANAYDMVLNGNEIGGGSIRIHDKATQQLMFKYLGFTEEEAKAQFGFLMDAFQFGAPPHGGLAFGLDRLVAILGGQETIRDFIAFPKNNSGRDVMIDAPAAIDEAQLKELAIKLDLK, from the coding sequence ATGTATAGAAGTCATAATTGTGGCGAATTAAACGCCTCAAATATTAACACGGAAGTTACACTAGCGGGTTGGGTTCAAAAATCACGCGATAAAGGATTTATGAATTGGGTTGATTTACGTGACCGTTATGGAATTACACAACTTATTTTTGACGAAAGCCGCACGAATAAAGCAGTTTTTGAACTTGCCAAAACATTGGGAAGAGAATTTGTAATTCAGGTAAAAGGAACCGTAATTGAGCGTGAAGCCAAGAACAAAAATATTCCAACCGGTGAAATCGAAATTTTAGTATCGGAACTAACTATTCTGAATGCCGCTTTAACACCTCCCTTCACAATCGAAGACGAAACGGATGGTGGTGAAGATATCCGAATGAAATACCGTTACTTAGACATCAGAAGAAATCCTGTAAAAAACAGTTTATTGTTCCGTCATAAAGTAGCTATGGAAGTTCGTAAATATTTATCGGACTTAGATTTCTGCGAAGTAGAAACTCCATATCTTATCAAATCGACTCCGGAAGGAGCACGAGATTTCGTTGTACCAAGCCGTATGAACGAAGGACAATTTTATGCCTTGCCACAATCACCTCAAACCTTCAAACAATTATTGATGGTGGGTGGAATGGATAAATATTTTCAGATTGTAAAATGTTTCCGTGACGAGGATTTACGTGCGGACCGTCAGCCTGAGTTTACACAAATCGACTGCGAAATGGCCTTTGTAGAGCAGGAAGACATCTTAAATGTTTTTGAAGGACTGACCAGACATTTATTAAAAGAAATCAAAGGCATTGACGTAGACAAATTCCCAAGAATTACCTACGACTATGCTATGAAAACATATGGAAATGACAAACCGGACATTCGTTTCGGAATGGAATTTGGTGAATTAAACGAATTTGCGCAACACAAAGAATTTCCGGTATTCAACGCTGCAGAATTAGTAGTAGGTATTGCCGTTCCGGGAGCAGGAAACTATACCCGTAAAGAAATCGATGCCTTAATTGACTGGGTAAAACGCCCTCAGGTTGGAGCATCAGGAATGGTGTATGCCAAATGCAACGACGACGGAACTTACAAATCTTCTGTAGATAAATTTTACGATCAGGATGATTTAGGCCAATGGGCAAAAATCACAGGAGCAAAACCGGGAGATATGATTTTTGTTCTTTCAGGACCTGCCAATAAAACCCGTGCACAGCTTTCCGCACTTCGTATGGAACTTGCAACCCGTTTAGGCTTGCGTAATCCGGAAGAATTTGCACCATTATGGGTAATTGATTTTCCACTATTGGAATTAGACGAAGAATCAGGGCGTTACCATGCAATGCACCACCCGTTTACCTCTCCAAAACCGGAAGACATGCAACTGCTGGAAACAGAACCAGGGAAAGTTCGCGCAAACGCTTACGATATGGTGTTAAACGGAAATGAAATTGGCGGAGGCTCGATTCGTATTCACGATAAAGCAACACAGCAATTAATGTTCAAATATTTAGGCTTTACTGAAGAGGAAGCTAAAGCACAGTTTGGTTTCTTAATGGACGCTTTCCAGTTTGGAGCACCGCCACACGGAGGTTTAGCTTTTGGATTAGACCGTTTAGTAGCCATCTTAGGAGGTCAGGAAACCATCAGAGACTTCATTGCATTCCCTAAAAACAATTCGGGACGTGATGTGATGATCGATGCTCCTGCAGCAATCGATGAAGCACAATTGAAAGAACTTGCAATAAAATTGGATTTGAAATAA
- a CDS encoding TlpA family protein disulfide reductase → MNKFLITGLLICSTLGVIGQTKSPIKFTAKITNRNSDTLVIKGKDNFKQVIPINKKGIFVASFDAPKGFYMFSDGTEGSNLYLKPNSDVNLTMDAKEFDETIVYKGKGVGESNFLAQQALNDEKFQKEAFVKEATEFASLLEAKLKTDLASLEKGNFDAEFTTALKKKFESFNRYAKDDYESAAKANKMTGTLSPDFDYENHKGGKTKLSDLKGKYVYIDLWATWCAPCRAEIPYLQKLEEKYHGKNIEFVSVSVDKAKDNEKWKKFVTDKKLGGIQLFADKDWESEFVTSYGVTGIPRFIIVDPSGKVVSSDAERPSSPELQTQLDALLK, encoded by the coding sequence ATGAACAAATTTTTAATAACCGGTTTGTTGATTTGCAGCACCTTGGGTGTGATCGGTCAGACCAAGAGCCCGATTAAATTCACAGCTAAGATTACGAACCGAAACAGTGATACTTTAGTAATTAAAGGAAAAGATAATTTCAAACAGGTGATTCCAATTAATAAAAAGGGAATTTTTGTGGCTTCTTTTGATGCTCCAAAGGGTTTTTATATGTTTTCGGATGGAACGGAAGGTTCTAATTTGTATTTAAAACCCAATTCGGATGTTAATTTGACAATGGACGCCAAGGAGTTTGACGAAACGATTGTGTACAAAGGAAAAGGGGTTGGCGAAAGTAATTTTCTGGCTCAGCAGGCTTTAAATGATGAAAAGTTTCAGAAGGAAGCTTTTGTTAAGGAAGCTACGGAGTTTGCATCGCTATTGGAAGCAAAGCTGAAAACGGATCTGGCAAGTTTAGAGAAAGGTAATTTCGACGCTGAATTTACGACGGCTTTGAAAAAGAAATTTGAAAGTTTTAATCGTTACGCTAAAGATGACTATGAGAGTGCTGCAAAAGCCAATAAGATGACAGGAACTTTATCTCCTGATTTTGATTACGAAAATCATAAAGGTGGAAAAACGAAGCTTTCTGATTTAAAAGGAAAGTACGTTTATATTGATCTTTGGGCTACCTGGTGTGCGCCATGCAGAGCTGAGATTCCGTATTTACAAAAACTGGAAGAAAAGTATCATGGGAAAAATATTGAGTTCGTGAGTGTATCTGTGGATAAAGCGAAGGATAATGAAAAATGGAAGAAGTTTGTGACGGATAAGAAGCTTGGAGGGATTCAATTGTTTGCGGATAAAGACTGGGAATCAGAGTTTGTAACGAGCTATGGTGTTACCGGAATTCCAAGATTTATTATTGTGGATCCAAGCGGTAAAGTAGTGAGCAGTGATGCAGAAAGACCTTCATCTCCAGAGCTTCAGACGCAATTAGATGCGTTATTAAAGTAA
- a CDS encoding toxin-antitoxin system YwqK family antitoxin, which produces MKKCVILVAILFSGILVAQEIKPELEAVGNRVKATYYYENGSVQQEGFFKDGKLDGVWVSYDTKGNKMAVGEYTEGVKTGKWIFFNDKNLCEVAYENSKVTSVKNLQKNALANRN; this is translated from the coding sequence ATGAAAAAGTGTGTAATTTTAGTTGCAATATTGTTCTCTGGAATTTTAGTTGCACAAGAGATAAAACCGGAATTGGAAGCTGTTGGAAATAGAGTAAAAGCTACGTATTACTATGAAAATGGTAGTGTTCAACAAGAAGGTTTCTTCAAAGACGGTAAGTTAGATGGTGTTTGGGTATCTTATGATACAAAAGGAAATAAGATGGCTGTTGGAGAATACACTGAAGGAGTAAAAACCGGAAAATGGATTTTCTTCAATGACAAAAATCTTTGCGAAGTAGCGTATGAAAACAGCAAAGTAACATCTGTTAAGAATTTACAGAAAAATGCTTTAGCCAATAGAAATTAA
- a CDS encoding PepSY-associated TM helix domain-containing protein — translation MGFKTQIRFLHKWLGLISGLIVFIISITGCIFCFHDEIKDITRKEWRVVEPQSKPFVLPSVLKEKAKEILPNYNSSMVSYYGKNRSAIVYTYADSENRYLYFNPYTGKHLKTEDPDTDFFIIVERIHLYLLLPDYIGKHIIGSATIIFILLVISGLIQWWPKRKSDLKRSFTVKWSAKWRRVNYDWHNTSGFYISILAVIIAITGLTFTYEWVSDGIYSTFNFGGDKTLEIKVPVIDTTKFNSNSVTAVDRAFTTTAKLQPDAEMYFVTFPQQKGNIIETGAYPHALRYDHQSNYYFHPHTGKLIQSEPFQKKTLGLQVVEMNYGIHTGQILNLPGKIMAFIVSLIAAALPLTGFIIWYGRNKKSKKSRA, via the coding sequence ATGGGATTCAAAACACAAATACGATTTCTGCACAAATGGCTCGGATTAATTTCCGGGCTTATTGTTTTTATTATCAGTATTACCGGTTGTATTTTTTGTTTCCATGATGAAATAAAAGACATCACCCGTAAAGAATGGCGAGTCGTTGAACCTCAGAGCAAACCTTTTGTACTACCCTCTGTATTAAAGGAAAAAGCCAAAGAGATTCTACCAAATTACAACTCAAGTATGGTTTCGTATTACGGAAAAAACCGTTCTGCAATTGTTTACACCTATGCTGATAGCGAAAATCGATACCTCTACTTCAATCCCTACACAGGAAAACACCTGAAAACCGAAGATCCCGATACCGACTTTTTTATTATTGTCGAACGCATTCATTTGTATTTACTCTTACCGGATTATATAGGAAAACATATCATTGGAAGCGCAACCATCATCTTCATTTTATTAGTAATTTCAGGACTCATTCAATGGTGGCCCAAACGAAAAAGCGATCTCAAACGAAGCTTTACTGTAAAATGGTCCGCTAAATGGAGACGTGTCAATTATGACTGGCACAATACTTCCGGATTTTATATTTCGATTCTTGCCGTAATTATTGCCATAACCGGTTTAACTTTCACCTACGAGTGGGTAAGTGACGGAATCTATAGTACGTTCAATTTTGGGGGAGATAAAACGCTGGAAATAAAAGTACCTGTCATCGATACGACAAAATTCAACAGCAACTCCGTTACTGCTGTCGATCGCGCTTTTACAACAACCGCAAAACTTCAACCCGATGCCGAAATGTATTTTGTTACCTTTCCACAGCAAAAAGGTAATATCATCGAAACAGGAGCTTATCCGCATGCTTTACGATACGACCATCAAAGCAACTATTATTTTCATCCTCACACTGGAAAACTGATTCAAAGCGAACCGTTCCAAAAGAAAACGCTGGGTTTACAGGTTGTCGAAATGAATTATGGCATCCATACTGGACAAATCTTAAACCTGCCCGGAAAAATTATGGCCTTTATCGTAAGCTTAATTGCAGCCGCACTTCCTTTAACCGGTTTTATCATCTGGTACGGAAGAAATAAAAAATCTAAAAAAAGCAGAGCATAA
- a CDS encoding PepSY-associated TM helix domain-containing protein — protein sequence MNNRNYNIYFHTHTVSGIVISVVLFVIFFAGSFSFFRDEIINWERNESTALTKEIQLDYTSALQKLDKEYVLHGRNITISKPSTERRVAVYMEGTKDTLAPKKQQEGSFFYLDTKTFKTFTYEDSYSLGEFLYRLHFLAQIPYPAGYYLSGFTALFFLFAIVTGLLLHWKKIVSNFYIFRPKEKLKTLWTDAHTALGMIGLPFQFVYAVTGTFFMIKLLIVAPAVMALYKGDQDKLYKELEYKDPEYKFDNKKLAAPFNIDQLVAKTKNSWKDFEITRVFIQNYGDANMHVLVEGQMLSHKKFTGIGKIVYRIADGKEMARKNPITQNNYLDVVKNVLYRIHFGDYGGYALKIVSFVLGIITCFVIISGVMIWLVARQKNNLPEKKRRFNAGVVRIYLAICLSMYPITAFAFIAAKIFHPLTQDQLYMVYFIGWLILTVFFILKKNDAFTNKYCLISGSILGFLIPITNGIVSGNWFWTSFMQNKIQVFFVDIFWIFLASITLYVACSLQPKNEAVSKK from the coding sequence ATGAACAATCGTAATTACAACATCTATTTTCATACTCATACCGTTAGCGGAATTGTGATTAGCGTAGTACTTTTTGTGATTTTTTTCGCAGGATCCTTTTCTTTCTTCAGAGATGAAATTATCAATTGGGAAAGAAATGAATCTACTGCCTTAACCAAAGAAATCCAGCTCGACTATACTTCAGCTTTACAAAAACTGGACAAAGAATACGTCTTACACGGAAGAAACATTACCATTTCGAAACCAAGTACGGAACGAAGAGTAGCTGTTTATATGGAGGGTACAAAAGATACCCTGGCCCCTAAAAAACAACAAGAAGGATCGTTTTTCTACCTTGACACCAAAACCTTCAAAACCTTTACTTACGAAGATTCTTATTCTTTAGGAGAATTTTTATACCGCTTGCATTTCCTGGCACAAATTCCTTATCCTGCCGGTTATTACCTTTCGGGTTTCACCGCCTTGTTTTTTTTATTTGCCATCGTAACCGGGCTTTTACTGCATTGGAAAAAAATCGTTTCCAACTTCTACATCTTCCGTCCAAAAGAAAAACTAAAAACCTTATGGACAGATGCTCACACCGCCTTAGGAATGATTGGATTGCCTTTTCAATTTGTATATGCTGTAACCGGAACTTTTTTCATGATTAAACTCTTAATTGTGGCTCCGGCAGTAATGGCTTTATACAAAGGCGATCAGGACAAATTATACAAAGAACTGGAATATAAGGATCCTGAATACAAATTCGACAATAAGAAATTAGCAGCACCATTTAATATCGATCAGCTTGTTGCGAAAACAAAAAACAGCTGGAAAGATTTTGAAATCACTCGTGTTTTCATTCAGAATTATGGAGATGCCAACATGCACGTTTTAGTCGAAGGCCAAATGTTAAGTCATAAAAAATTCACCGGAATTGGGAAGATTGTCTATCGAATTGCGGACGGAAAAGAAATGGCCCGAAAAAATCCGATTACTCAAAACAACTATCTCGACGTGGTAAAAAACGTTCTGTATCGCATACATTTTGGTGATTATGGAGGTTATGCTCTCAAAATTGTAAGTTTCGTTCTAGGTATAATTACCTGTTTTGTCATCATTTCGGGCGTTATGATTTGGTTAGTCGCCAGACAAAAAAACAACTTACCCGAAAAGAAAAGACGTTTTAATGCCGGAGTTGTTAGAATCTACCTAGCCATATGCCTGAGCATGTACCCGATCACGGCCTTTGCTTTTATTGCGGCCAAAATATTCCACCCTCTCACTCAGGATCAGTTATACATGGTTTACTTTATAGGATGGCTTATTCTTACCGTGTTTTTCATCCTTAAAAAAAATGACGCTTTTACCAACAAATACTGCTTAATTTCAGGAAGTATATTAGGTTTTTTAATTCCAATTACAAACGGAATTGTCTCCGGAAATTGGTTTTGGACCTCTTTCATGCAAAATAAAATTCAAGTCTTCTTTGTGGATATTTTTTGGATATTCCTGGCTTCCATAACTCTTTATGTCGCCTGTTCATTACAACCTAAAAACGAAGCCGTTTCTAAAAAATAA